TCAGCGCGTGCGCCGCCACCAGCGCTATGATGCCGAACAACTGCGGCGCGATCTGGGGCTGGTGGGTGGCAGCGAGGCGCTGTATGGCCCGGTGATTAACGTTAAGGTGTACCACACCGACATCACGCTGGGCGACACGCCGGTTACGCCGCATGTGCTGGCGATGGGGCCGGTGGACGACCTGGAATTCACCCTTGGCATGCAGGGCAGCCAACTGCAACTGACGCTGGTGGCCAACCCGGCGCGGTATGACGCGAGCGCGTTGCAGGCGCACGCCCAGCGTTTAGAAACATTGATTACACGCCTGGCACAACAGCCGGAACGGGATATTCGCACCCTGCCGTTGCTCGATGAGCAAGAGTGGCGAAATATTGACAGCTGGGGGCGAGGCCCGCAACTGACGCTCCCTCCGGCGTTGCATACCGTGCTCGATTGCCTGCAACAGCAGGTAATGCAGCAGCCTGATGCGCTGGCGGTGGTGTGCGGTGAGGTGCGGCTGAGCTATCGCCAGTTGTCGGCGCGTGCAATGCAACTGGCGCGGTGGCTGATGGCGCAGGGCATTGGCCCCGGCGAAGTGGTCGCCATTGCGGTGCCGCGTTCGGTAGACTCGGTGGTGGCTATCTTCGGGGTTCTGGCCTGCGGGGCGGCGTACATGCCGCTGGATCTCGATTACCCCAAAGAGCGGCTGGCGCTGATGTGCGAAGATGCACAGCCAGCGATGGTGCTCACTCACCAGCGCGTGCAGGCGCAGATCCCGGCGCTTTCGCCGGTGCAATGCCTGGATGATGCGCACTGGCAGGCGGTCTGTGCCCGCTTGTCTGGCGAGGTGGTGACGGATCAACAGCGGCGCACGCCGCTGCGCGGTGAGCATCTGGCTTACATGATTTATACCTCGGGTTCGACCGGAAAACCCAAAGGGGTGATGAGCACCCACGCCGGGTTGCTGAACCTGATGATGTCTCACTCCAGTTTCCTGTTCGGGCCGGCGATCGCGCGCTTTGCCAAACAGCACGGTCGCCGTTTGCGCGCCGGGCATACCGCCTCCTTCTCGTTTGATTCCTCCTGGGAGCCGCTGTTTTGCATGATGATGGGCAGCGAGCTGCATATTTTCGACGAAGAGTTGCGCAAAGACGCCTGGGCGCTGGTACAGCACCTGACGCAGACGCCTATCGATCTGCTGGACATTACGCCGTCGTTTTTCACCCAGATGATCGACAGCGGCCTGCTGGAAGCCGATAACCATCAGCCCGCCTTTGTGATGATAGGCGGCGAGGCGGCCACGCCGCGACTGTGGCAACTGATGCGCCAGCATCCGCAGATGGAGATCCATAACTATTACGGGCCGTCTGAATACACCATTGATACGCTGGGCGCACGCGTGACGCTGGCTGACCAGCCGGTGCTGGGCCAGCCGGTCGCCAACACCCGGGTGTGGCTGCTGGATAATGCGCTGCAACCGGTGCCGGTCGGCGTGGCCGGTGAGCTGTATATCGCCGGGCCGGGGCTGGCGCGCGGGTATTTGCATCGACCGGATTTAACCGCCAGCCGCTTTGTCGCCTGTCCGTTTATTCCCGGCGCGGTGATGTACCGCACCGGTGATTTGATGCGCTGGCGTCATGACGGGCAACTGACGTTCATTGGCCGCAGCGATCACCAAATTAAAATTCGTGGCTTCCGCGTTGAACTCGGTGAAGTGGAGAATGCGCTGGTGGCGCTCGAGCAGGTCAGCAGCGCGGTGGTGATTGCCGAACCGCTGGGCGCGACGCACCGCCTGATTGGTTACTGCTCGCTGCCTGATGCCGCCGAGCGGCAACGGCCAGATATCGCTGCTCGCCTGCTAGAGCAACTGGCGCAACACCTGCCGGATTACATGCTGCCGTCGGTGCTGATGGTGATGGCGGAACTGCCGCTGACGGTAAACGGCAAAATTGACCGTCAGGCGCTGCCCAAACCTGAACCGGCGCAGGAATCCGTCGGGCGTGCGCCCGAAACCGCGCACGAGCAGATGATCTGCCAGGCGATTGCCCGGTTACTGAAACTCACCACCGTGAGCGCTGAAGCGGATTTCTTCGCCCTCGGCGGTGACAGTATTTCTGCCATGGGGCTTGGCACGCTGTTACGCCGCGAAGGGTGGGTACTGCGCCCGAAAACAATCTTTGCCGAACGTACACCGGCGCGGATGGCGCAGGCGCTGCAACCGCTTGACACGCAGCAGGCCATTAACGCCAGTCAACGCTATGGTGTGCTGGATGGCTTGCCGATTGTGCACAGCTTTGCCCGGCAGGCGGGCCTGAACACGCTTTTTGCTCATGGCGTGTTTGTATCATTGCCGCCCGCACTGCAAGCAGAACATCTGGCACAGGCGTGCCGTGCGCTGGCGCAGGCTCATCCGGCGTTGTGTGCGGTTCTTCGTGACGGGCAGTTGGTGATTGAGGCATCAGTTGCGCCAGCGATAGCGCAATCGGTGTGGCCGGTTTCGCTGTCGCAAACGCTGGATCAGTGTGCCGATGAAGCGTTTGAATATGCCGTCGCCCGGCTTGATCCGGCTGCTGGCGTCATGGCGCACGCCGTGTTGTTGCAGCGTGCGGAAGAGGCGTGCGCCTTGGTGCTGGTGGCGCATCATCTGGTGGTGGATGGCGTGTCATGGCGCACTCTGTTGCCGGAGCTGCGTCAGGCGGCGATGGCGGCGATGGCTGGGCAATCGTGCGTGCTGCCCGCAGAAAGTTGCTCGTTGTATGACTGGTCTGCCAGCCTGAAAAGTCAGGTTGTGGCGCGCCGCGCCGAGCTGCCCTTCTGGCAGGCGGTGATGAACCCCGCGCTGGCGCGGCTCGGGCGCGTGGCGTTCGACCCGGTGCGCGATCGTGAAGGCACGCGCGGGCAGCAACGTCGCATCCTTGATGCCGGGCTGACTCAGGCGGTGCTGACCACGCTGCCTGTGCGTTTTCAGGCGCGGGTTGATGAGGTGTTGCTGGCGGCGTTTGTTTCGGCCTGTCAGCAGCGTTTTGGCGTGCAACCGCTGCGCCTGATGCTGGAATCCCACGGGCGCAGCGACAGTGCCGACGGGCTTGATCCCAGCCGCACCGTCGGCTGGCTGACCGCCGAATACCCGGTGCTGATTGAACCGGCAGCACAATCGCCGCATGAACCGGCGGCGCAGTTACGTCAGGTAAAACGCGCCTTGCGCGCCGTGCCGGACTATGGCATCGGTTACGGTATTCTGCGCTATCTTGATGAGCACAACGGCAACCCACTGGCGAGCCTTGAACACGCCGTGCCGGAGGTGCTGTTCAACTACCTCGGGCGTTTCGACTCACAAGACGGCCTCTGGGCACCCCGGCAAAGCCCACGCCATTTCCGCGATGCCTTTGCTGTTACCCAGTCACCGGATATGCCGCTGTCGCACCCGCTGGATATCAATATCTTTGTTGATGAGCAGGGGGCGGAACCGCAACTGGCGATCCACTGGGGCTTTGCGCAGGCGGTGTTCACACCCGAGGATATCGACGCGCTGCATCAGGGAATGGTAGCGGCGCTGGCTCAGTGGCACGACCGTACCGGGCAGGACGCGCAGTATGACACTTGCGTGGCCGCGGAGGTGGCGCTGGCGGAGGTCAGCGATAACACGCTGGATGCGCTGCGCCAGCACTACGGGCCGCTTGCAGCCGTGTTGCCGGTGTTGCCGTTGCAGCAGGGATTGCTGTTCCACACACAGGTGGCAGACAACAGCGGCAGCTATAACTCACTCACCCGCTTGTCGCTGCGCGGCCCGCTGTCGGCATCGCAATTACGTCAGGCGCTGGAAGCCGTGGTGCGCCAGTATCCACAACTGGCGGCGCGTTTTGACACCACGCTGACGCCGCAGCCGTTACAACTGTTGCCGCTGTTGCGCCACGATGTGAGCTACTGGCCGCTGGAAAGCCGCACGCTCGCGGCCATGAGCGCCGAAGAGGAGCAGGCATGCCTGCGGGAAATGGAGCAGGCGGAGCTGGCGCGTGATTTGCTTTGTCAGCCGTCTTCGCTGTTACATGCGTTACTGGTCAGCCATGCCGACGGCGAGCGCCATACCCTGTTTTTGAACGCTCACCACCTGGTGGTGGATGGCTGGTCTACGCCGGTTTTCCTGCATGCGCTGTTTACCGCGCTGTATCAGGGCCCGGCGGCGCTGACACCGCCTTCGGTGCCTTACAGCCACATTATTCACCAACTGGCTGCCCGCGATGCGCAGGCCTCGCGCCAGCGCTGGCGCGAGGTACTGGCCGAGGCGCGGCCAACCTTGCTGTTTGGCGATGGCCCGCACACCGGTGAGGTGCGCGAACTGGCGCTGTCGCTGCCGCCGGAGCAGGAACAACGGCTGCTGGCGCTGTGTCGCCAGTCTGGCCTCACGCTCAATACCGTGATGCAAGGCGTCTGGGGGTTACTGCTCAGTGCCTGTAGCGGCGCGGATGATGTGGTGTTTGGCTCACCGGTGTCCGGGCGTTTTGGCCAGATTGACGGCATCGAACAGCATGTCGGCCTGTTTAGCAACACCTTACCGGTGCGGGTACGCTTTGAGGCTGACCGCCCGCTACTGGCGCAGCTGGCTGAATTACAGGCGCAACAAATTCAACTGGTGGAGCATGACGACATCGGGCTTGGCGAGATCCAGCACATAGCCGGTAGAGGTACGCTGTTTGACACACTGCTGGTGGTGGAGAACTACCCGGATGGTGAGGCGTTGAGTCAGCCCGGCCAGGCGCTGCGCTGCGAGGCGGTCACTAACCGTGGTTATACCCACTATCCGCTGACGCTTTTGGTGCTGCCGGGGCAGCGCCTGCAACTGTTGATGGAATATCGCGCAAGCGTAGCACAGCCGCAGCAACTGGCGCAGCGGCTGTTACTGCTGCTGACACAACTGATTGAGACGCCAGAGCGTGCGTTATCGGACTGGGACTGGCTATTGCCGCAGGAGCTGGCGCTGCTGGAGGCCACCAACCAGACCGAATGGCCGCTGCCGCCCGGTACATTGCCTCAGGCGCTGGCCGGGCAGGCCGGGCGCACGCCTGATTTGATTGCGCTGGTGGATGCCGAACACCAATTGCGCTACCGGCAGGTGCGGTTACAAACCCGGCTGCTGGCCGACCGGCTGATAGACGCGGGTGTTCAGCCCGGCGATATCGTGGCGGTGGCGTTGCCGCGCTCGGTGCGTTTGAGCCTGGCGCTGTATGCCATCGTGGAAATAGGCGCAGCCTGGCTGCCGCTGGACACCGGCTACCCGGACGACCGGCTGGCGTTGATGGTGGAGGATGCCACGCCCCGGCTTATCATCACCGAAAAGGCGGAGCAGGCGCGCTTTAGCGCGCTGGCACCGCTGCTGCTGTTAGACACGCTTGCCGATGAGCGCCTGCAACCGCGTCATGCACCGGTTGTGGTACAACCTGAGCAGGCGGCGTATGTGCTTTACACCTCCGGCTCGACCGGGCGGCCAAAAGGCGTGGTGGTCGGGCATCAGGCGATTGTTAACCGGCTAGCGTGGATGCAGCATCAGTACCCGCTACAGGCGGATGATGTGGTGTTGCAGAAAACGCCATGCAGTTTTGATGTGTCGGTCTGGGAGTTTTTCTGGCCGTTGATGACCGGTGCCCGGCTGGTGATGGCCCCGCCGCAGGCGCACCGCGACCCGCAGGCAATACGCCAGTTGATTGATGACTATGGCGTCACCACGCTGCATTTTGTGCCGTCGATGCTGGCCGCCTGGGTCAGTACGCTGGAGCGCTGGCCGCGTGAGAGCATCGGGTGTGCCAGCCTGCGCCGCGTATTCTGTAGCGGCGAAGCCTTGTCTCGTGAGCTGGCGTTGAGTTATCAGTCCCTGCTGGGCAGCGAGCTGCACAATTTGTATGGCCCGACGGAAGCGGCGGTGGATGTGACCTGGCAGCCAGCGTTTGGTGCGGCGCTGGAGCATTGCGCCTTGCCGGGTATCCCGATTGGGCGACCGGTGTGGAACACCCGCCTGCGCATTCTCGATAGCGCCCTGCGACCGGTGCCGCCCGGCGTACCGGGTGACTTGTACCTGTGCGGTGTGCAGCTGGCGCAGGGCTACTTACGCCGCCCGTCGCTCACCGCCAGCCGCTTTGTGGCTGACCCGTTCGCCTGCGGCGAGCGCATGTATCGCACCGGCGATATTGCCCGCTGGCTGGACGATGGCGCGGTGGAATACCTTGGGCGCAGCGATGACCAGTTGAAAATTCGCGGGCAGCGTATCGAACTGGGCGAAATTGAGCAGGTGTTGCTGGCGCAACCCGGCGTGGCGCAGGCTGTCGTCGGGGCCTGTGCGCTGGGGGATGCCGGGCAATGGCACGGCGCGGATGCCCGTCAACTGGTGGCCTGGCTGGTGGCACAAGCGGACACAACGCTTGAGCCTGAGCGCATACAACAGGCGCTGGCGCAGCAGTTACCGGCGCACATGGTGCCCGCGCATTATGTGGTGATGGACGCCTTCCCGCTCAGTGCAAACGGCAAGCTTGACCGTAAAGCGCTGCCTGCGCCGGTTGCCCGTCAGGCTCAGGGGCAGGCTCCGAATACGCCGTCACAGCGTGCGGTTGCCGCGCTGTTTTGCGCGCTGCTGGCCTGCGACGCCGTTTCTCTGGAAGATGACTTCTTCGCGCTGGGCGGCCATTCGCTGCTGGCGATGCGTCTGGCGGCGGATATTCGCCGCCAGGTGCAGCGCACGGTGTCTGTCGGGCAAATTATCGCCGCCCGCACGGTTGAGCGCATTGCGCTGTTGCTGGAGGATAACCCGGAGCAGACCCTCTCGGATGGCAACGGTGAAACCCTGCCGTTGCGAGCCGGGCAGGGGCCGGTGCTGTTCTGCCTGCATCCGGCGTCTGGTTTTGCCTGGCAATATAGCGGCCTGTTGCGTTACCTGAACGGCGATTACCCGATTGTCGGGTTGCAGTCCCCCCGGCCAGAAGGGGTGATAGCGCAGTGTGACAATCTTGATGCCATGTGTGAGCGCCATCTGGCGACCATCCGGCATCACCAGCCGCAAGGGCCTTATTATCTGCTGGGGTACTCGCTGGGCGGTACGCTGGCGCATGGCATTGCCGCGCGGTTGCAGCAGGCGGGTGAAACGGTATCGTTCCTCGGCTTGCTGGATACCTACCCGCCGGAAGGGCAGGACTGGCGTACACCGGATGAAGCCGACGCCCGTGAGGAGGTTGAACGCGAACAGGCCGGTTTTATGGCCGACACCGAGACAGAGGACGACCCGCAATTGCGTGCGGAGCGAGCCGCCATGTTTGGCAATATCGTCGCCAACTATCAGGATGCGGTGCGTTTACTGTCAACGGCACGCTCGTGGCGCTATGACGGCGAAGCCACGCTGTTTGTGGCAACGCGCACGGTGCCGCAGGGAATGGATATTCCCGCGACCTGGGCTCCGTATGTCAGCTCGCTGGTGCAATATCCCCAGCCGTGTGAACATGCCGATATCCTCTCCCCGGCATCGCTGGTGGAACTGGGGCCGTTGTTGAATAAACTGCTGCGCAGGTAATCGGAATATTGGCCGACGATAGTCGGCCAATATTATCGTGCATAAGCATGCTGATGAAATGTTACATGCGAAACTTAATTTACGGTGAAACTCACGACAGGAGATAATACCGTTTGATATATTTTATATTTTTCTATGAGTTGTTCATTTAAAGATGAAGGGTAGTGGTAAGTGCTAATATATCACCCCCTCTCCCCACCTGTGCGTGATTTTTTAATTATACGATATCTGATGATAATGGTGCTTGTTGACTGTTAAATTGTCAGCGGATAGTATGTAGAAAATGTGCTATTTTAATCAGTAAAATAATTGGGGGTATAATATGTTTATTTCAGACAAGAAAATAGCTGAAGGTCTTATTGAAAAGTCGATTGTTCTTATTGAACAAATTAAAAATGAGCTAGCAGTGTTGAAATCTGTGTTGCCAGCGGAAGAGTATGAGCAGTGCCAACATATCGCCGGGCATTTGGTTTATACGTTGACAGGGAAAATTATTAATGATATTTCGATTGATTATCCAGATTTAAAACCAGAAGGCTTCACGGTTTATGTAAAAAAGACATGAATACGTAGGCGTTTTTGATGTAATTTATTTTATTGAAATTCTCTTTAATTAACACAATGAATGGCGAAAGTAGACTGATTCGTTTTTTAGATATCTTAGTGAAATTCAAATTCAATGTGTAAGCTAAGTGTTATGAAAGAGATTTAGCTATGGGCAGTAAAACCCAAAGCCTATTAATTAAGTTTATTAAAAGGATTTAATCTTGCTAAAACCACCCATGCCATCAGTATTGGTTTTATTATTTACCGCATGCTTTTTTTATGGCAAAGCAATTGGTTCAGATAGTGAATATCATTCCATTGGAGATTTCAAAAAAATAAGAATACTTTAGAGGTAGGCGGTGTTTGTGTTTTTTAAAAGAAAAAACTGATTCCAATGTTATAAATAAAAAATATTCACTATCCGAAACTGATCGATGTATAGCGGAGTGTTCATATCTTCTGGATATTCCCGGTGATTATGGAGGTACAAATTTTCATAGTTGTATGGCGAAATGTAAGGGGGAGATCTCCTCGTGTGATATCTGACTTTTTATAAAATTCATATTTGTAAAAATAATTCAGAGTTAGTTATCTATTCCATATTTAATTAATTTATCAATTTCTTATACTATTTTTTGGTCTTCATAAACTATGTATACCCGTTATACTGAAATTTGCAGGTGTGTTGGCTTTATTTTCTAATTAAAATCAATTAATTGAGTAAGCTCATCGGTATTCGCTCACTTGACCCGTTACAAGGCACTAATGAGTCTTGCTCTGAAGGGCCAACGCGTGCCGTTATTCAACATGCCTGCGAGTTGTCCTGCAACTCGAGTTATTTTGGGTATAGTCAGCTAACTTAATGTTATTCATAATTTTAAGGGGTAATGCAAAGAATGGCTTTGTACAATATACGAATTTTAAATTGCAATAGCAGTCAAACAATAAAATGCAGCGATGATGAATATATACTTGATGCGGCTGAGTCTGCTGGAATAACTCTTCCTTATAGTTGCCGTTCTGGCGCATGTTCATGATGTGCATGTAGAGTTATATTTGGAAGGTATGATGATAAAGACCAGTCTTTCCTTGATAATAACCAGAGGGGGACATGTATATTATCTTGTGTAACATACCCTTCATCAGATATGACGATAATGTCTCATATTGAAAAGGAAATATATGAATGATTAGCAGGAGGGGCTTTATTTTATCTGGCGTGGCATTTAGCTTATATGGCTTGAATTGTCGCGCAAATAGTGAAGTGGATGGGAGTGAGATAATAATAAATGCGACTTTGGTCAATGATGAAAAAAATATTAATGAACGTTTGGATAAGTTTATATTTAGCAGAAATCGATGTGGTGACGATAAATCATCTCAGCAGAATGCCGTAAAAGTTTTTGTTAGTGTTATTAGTAAGTCTACTATGCAGTCTTTAACAGGGTGCAAAGTTGGGTTATGCCTTTCAGATGCCTTTAAAGCCAAAGGAAAAATCACTTCTGCTAATCAGACTTGTAATGTAGCATGGGCAGAAATTAAAGATGAAATCCCTATTGAGTTCAAAACTTATATTCCTAAATTGGCATTGAAAGGAAATAAGGTTATGAATCCGATGGATATTGTTATTAGAAAGGACAATAAATTTAGTATACATCGCTTCAATTTTCCTCTGGATTATTTGTCCTCGGTAGCAGTGTACCAATCAAATGCAAAAGAGGCTGTAACCGCTAAAACTCTGACAGATAAAGCAATCGAGTTGTATGATCAAAAATCAAAAAATTCAATTGTAGAATTAAGGCCTGAATTTGTTGATGGGTTTTATAGGGTACCGATAACCTTTATCCTGGATGATGTTTAACGATCGTTAATAATTGTCCTCTTCGTTTGAAGCAGTATTGAGTTAGAGAAGGGATTTCTCATTTTTTGCTCTAATTGAAATCCCTGCTTCTTATCATATGCGAATCGTCAGGGCGCGGGATGGTAACGGCCACAGGGTACGATCAGCGGGGTGTGGGAAACCGGGTCATCAATAATGATGGAGGCCATGCCAAAGACCGCCTGCACCAGTTCAGGGGTCATGATGTCAGCCGGAGCGCCTTGTGCCATCACGGTGCCTGCGCGCATCACAATCAAATGGTCGGCGTAACGGCAGGCCTGATTGAGGTCATGCAGTACCGCCACCAGCGTGCGATCGTGTTGTTGATTCAGCTCACGAAACAGATCCAGCAACTCGATTTGATGGGCGATATCCAGCCAGGTGGTGGGTTCATCGAGCAGGAGCAGCGGCGTCTGCTGGGCCAGCACCATCGCTATCCAGACACGCTGGCGCTGCCCGCCGGACAAGGTATCGACATGACAATCAGCCAGCTCGCTGACGTGGGTGGCGGCCATTGCGGCGGTAACGGCGGTCTGGTCGGCCTCACTCCACTGACGCAGTAGCGTCTGGTGCGGGTAACGCCCGCGGGCAACCAGCTCCATCACCGTGATGTTATCCGGCACAATCGCCTGCTGGGGCAGCAACCCTAGCTGGCGGGCCAGCGCTTTGGTGGCAATACGGTGGATGCTGGTGCCATCAAGCAGCACATCTCCGGCCAGCGGCTTTAATAACCGGCACAGCGCACGCAGCAAGGTCGATTTGCCACAGGCATTAGGGCCGATAATGACGCTAAATTTACCGCTCGGGATCGCCACATTCAGGTCGCGGGCGATAATACGGTGCTCATAACCCAGTGTCAGGTGTTCGGCGCACAAAAGGTGTGTCATCTGCATTACTCTTTACAGGCGTTAAATGTTTCGGACATTAAAAATCGCAACCAACCGGCATCATCTGGCTGATTACCGGCGAGCTTCGCGGATAAGCAGCCAGATAAGATACAACCCGCCGACACATACCGTGACCGAACCCACCGGTAATTGTCGGGCGGTAAACAGGTGCTGGGCGGTGATATCGGCCGCCAGCAAGAGCAGCCCGCCGGTCAGCGCGCTGATGCACAGCGGAACGGCGCTGGCCCGGCTGAGCCGACGGGCAATTTGCGGGGCCGCCAGCGCAATAAACGACACCGGCCCGGCGCAGGCAGTGACGATGGCAATCAGCACGATGCCGCACAGCATCAGCCATAACCGGCTGGCTTCGGCAGGCACACCGAGGGCCCGGGCACTGTCATCCCCCATTTCCAGTAACCGCAGGCGGCCGGCCAGAAATTGTACCGCCAGTAGCGTAACCGGGATGAACCACAGCCCCGGAGCCGCTTTACCCCAGGTCATGCCGTTGAGTGAACCGGCTCCCCAGAGGGCGGCCGACATCACCGTTTCCAGCGCGCCGGTTATCATCAGCCAGGTATTAAACGCGGAGAGCACGGCACTGATGGCGATGCCGATAATGATCAAGCGAAAGCCGTTGATGCCACGCCGCCACGCCAGCAGGTAGACCGCCAGTGCGCTGGCAAGCCCGCCTAACACCGCACCGGCCGCGACCTGATAGCCGCTGCCTTGTAACAGAATCAGCGTGATGAGTGCACCGGTATGTGCGCCGGTATTAAACCCCACCACATCCGGGCTGCCGAGCGGGTTGCGGGTCAGCGACTGAAATATGGCACCGCTCACGCCTAAGCCTGCGCCAAGCAGCAGCGCCATCAGCGCACGCGGCGCGCGCCACTGGGTGACGATAGTCACCGTGGCTGCATCACCATGACCCGCCAGCGCTTGCCACACCGTGAGCGCCGATAGTGGCAGCGCACCAAGGCTGATAGCCAGCGTGAGTAATACCATGCAGCCAACCAACAGCAGCAATCCCACCCACAGCGTGCGCAGTGACAGGCGGGCGTTGATAACGCCGCCGGGCGAGCCCAGCAGCAGGGTGTGGTTTGAGCGTATCCGGGTGAACATTCTCTTTTCCTATGACGAACGCCGACGAACCAGCCAGATCAATACCGGCGCACCGATAAAGGCGGTGACGATAGACACGCGCAGCTCTCCGGCCACGAGAAGACGACCGACGATATCGGCACTGAGCAGCAGCAACGGAGCAAAAATCAGTGAATAGAGCAGGATCCAGCGCTGGTCTGACCCTGCCATACGGCGGGCAAGGTGGGGCACCATCAAGCCGACAAACCCGATCGGGCCTGTCAGCGCGGTTGCCGAACCGCACAGGAGCATCACCGCCAGCATTGCCAGCAGGCGAACCCGTCCTACCTGGGTGCCCAGCGCGCTGGCAAGGTCATCCCCCATGCTCAGCGCATTGAGCGAGCGCGCCGTAAAAAACGCCAGTGCGCAACCCAGCACAATGGCAGGAGTCACCCAGGCGACGTTGACGAGTGAACGAATATCCAGCGTGCCCGCTTCCCACTGGCGCAGTTGATCGAAGGCCAGCGGGTTAAGCAATGTCAGTGATGAGGTAAAACCCGACAGCACCGCGCTGATGGCGACGCCTGCGAGCGTCAGGCGTGCCGGATTAACGCGCCCGCCGCACAGTGTGCCTATTATCCACACCATCGAACCGGCGGCCAGTACCCCAAGCCAGGCAAAACCGAGCCATGACGCCATGCTCGTGATGCCAAAAACGCTGATACCCAGCACAATGGCAAAGCTGGCTCCGGCGTTGACCCCGAGGATGCCGGGGTCGGCAAGCGGATTACGAGTGAGGGCCTGCATGACGGCACCGGCAGCGCCGAGCGCCATGCCGACCAGCACGCCCGCCAGCGTGCGCGGCAAGCGAGCCTGCAAAATAATGGTGCTGTCCGGCCCCT
This sequence is a window from Dickeya aquatica. Protein-coding genes within it:
- a CDS encoding ABC transporter ATP-binding protein, which translates into the protein MTHLLCAEHLTLGYEHRIIARDLNVAIPSGKFSVIIGPNACGKSTLLRALCRLLKPLAGDVLLDGTSIHRIATKALARQLGLLPQQAIVPDNITVMELVARGRYPHQTLLRQWSEADQTAVTAAMAATHVSELADCHVDTLSGGQRQRVWIAMVLAQQTPLLLLDEPTTWLDIAHQIELLDLFRELNQQHDRTLVAVLHDLNQACRYADHLIVMRAGTVMAQGAPADIMTPELVQAVFGMASIIIDDPVSHTPLIVPCGRYHPAP
- the fepG gene encoding iron-enterobactin ABC transporter permease, giving the protein MFTRIRSNHTLLLGSPGGVINARLSLRTLWVGLLLLVGCMVLLTLAISLGALPLSALTVWQALAGHGDAATVTIVTQWRAPRALMALLLGAGLGVSGAIFQSLTRNPLGSPDVVGFNTGAHTGALITLILLQGSGYQVAAGAVLGGLASALAVYLLAWRRGINGFRLIIIGIAISAVLSAFNTWLMITGALETVMSAALWGAGSLNGMTWGKAAPGLWFIPVTLLAVQFLAGRLRLLEMGDDSARALGVPAEASRLWLMLCGIVLIAIVTACAGPVSFIALAAPQIARRLSRASAVPLCISALTGGLLLLAADITAQHLFTARQLPVGSVTVCVGGLYLIWLLIREARR
- the fepD gene encoding Fe(3+)-siderophore ABC transporter permease, with the translated sequence MSEHDSTAIIPGRSTARLRRATGIFPGLLLLVFICFASLMIGARAIAPEVVWHSLTGHLQGPDSTIILQARLPRTLAGVLVGMALGAAGAVMQALTRNPLADPGILGVNAGASFAIVLGISVFGITSMASWLGFAWLGVLAAGSMVWIIGTLCGGRVNPARLTLAGVAISAVLSGFTSSLTLLNPLAFDQLRQWEAGTLDIRSLVNVAWVTPAIVLGCALAFFTARSLNALSMGDDLASALGTQVGRVRLLAMLAVMLLCGSATALTGPIGFVGLMVPHLARRMAGSDQRWILLYSLIFAPLLLLSADIVGRLLVAGELRVSIVTAFIGAPVLIWLVRRRSS